Proteins from one Actinobacillus delphinicola genomic window:
- a CDS encoding CvpA family protein: MNNYIDWAIIAIIGLSIVVSLWRGFIREVVSLATWIAAFIITVQFYPYLATHFTNIANNYVRNGTAMVALFIGTLIVGGIINFLLGQLVDKTGLSGTDRVLGACFGFLRGILIVSALLFFTDSFTQVHNTEMWKSSQLIPHFHFIVDWFFQQMQANSSLLSHIQSDM, from the coding sequence ATGAATAATTATATTGATTGGGCCATTATTGCTATTATCGGATTATCCATTGTTGTTAGTTTATGGCGCGGTTTTATTCGTGAAGTGGTTTCTCTTGCGACTTGGATCGCAGCTTTTATTATTACTGTTCAATTCTATCCCTATCTTGCGACACATTTTACAAATATCGCTAATAATTATGTGCGTAATGGTACAGCGATGGTTGCGTTGTTTATCGGAACGTTAATTGTCGGCGGAATAATTAATTTCTTGTTAGGGCAATTAGTCGATAAAACGGGACTTAGTGGAACTGATCGAGTGTTAGGCGCCTGTTTTGGTTTCTTACGTGGAATTTTAATTGTATCGGCTTTACTTTTCTTTACTGATTCTTTCACTCAAGTGCATAACACAGAGATGTGGAAAAGTTCCCAATTAATACCACATTTTCATTTTATCGTTGATTGGTTTTTTCAACAAATGCAAGCTAACTCAAGTTTGCTGAGTCATATTCAATCGGACATGTAG
- a CDS encoding superoxide dismutase family protein, whose protein sequence is MKKKLFLLATAIGSLALVQNATADTKAPTFNPEAVPHVRINMNLLGQKKDMPVGYIIAADTPYGVAFYPHLSGLKNAEGLHGFHVHMNPSCGAIDGGLGKQAGGHWDPTHSGQHSVPWDNNGHKGDLPSLYINAQGDATHPVLAVKIKNINELKGHALMVHVGGDNYSDVPKKLGGGGARMICGVIK, encoded by the coding sequence ATGAAAAAAAAATTATTTCTTCTTGCTACCGCTATCGGAAGTTTAGCATTGGTACAAAATGCGACAGCTGATACAAAAGCACCAACTTTTAATCCAGAAGCCGTTCCTCATGTTCGTATTAACATGAATCTATTAGGTCAGAAAAAGGATATGCCTGTTGGATATATCATCGCAGCAGACACCCCATACGGTGTAGCATTCTACCCTCACCTCTCTGGCTTAAAAAATGCTGAAGGATTACATGGTTTCCACGTTCATATGAATCCAAGCTGTGGTGCAATTGATGGTGGACTTGGTAAACAAGCAGGTGGTCACTGGGATCCAACGCACTCTGGTCAACATTCTGTGCCTTGGGATAACAATGGACACAAAGGTGATTTACCATCGCTTTATATAAATGCTCAAGGTGATGCAACCCACCCTGTACTTGCTGTTAAAATCAAGAATATCAATGAGTTAAAAGGTCATGCACTCATGGTTCATGTAGGTGGTGATAACTATAGCGATGTACCGAAAAAACTTGGTGGCGGTGGCGCTCGCATGATTTGTGGTGTAATTAAATAA
- the sohB gene encoding protease SohB translates to MSWTIFISDYGLFILKLITIILIPVVAFFIIFSMKQANHDGELVITDLSEKFAEDTKKLSDFHVDEKTLKDLEKQQKKADKKLAKQKKKEKGVSVRKPHLFVLDFKGDIAASQTAALREEISAIIAVAKAGDEVLLRLESPGGMVTGYGLAASQLMRLKQHNIPLTVAVDKVAASGGYMMACVADKIIAAPFAILGSIGVVAQVPNIHRLLKKHDVDVDVMTAGEYKRTVTMLGENTEKGKEKFQQELNETHDLFKQFVAENRPAVDIDKVATGEHWFGQQALALQLADEINTSDDVLVAAFQKNTQSILSVKYQVKKGLLQKFGKQVEESSENIVTKLMSKQRQDFIS, encoded by the coding sequence ATGAGTTGGACGATTTTTATTAGTGATTATGGATTATTTATTCTTAAATTAATCACTATCATACTGATTCCTGTTGTGGCATTTTTTATTATTTTTTCAATGAAACAAGCAAATCACGATGGAGAACTCGTTATTACTGATTTATCAGAAAAATTTGCGGAAGATACAAAAAAATTAAGTGATTTTCATGTAGATGAGAAAACGCTAAAAGATTTAGAAAAACAACAGAAAAAAGCTGATAAAAAGTTAGCAAAACAAAAGAAAAAAGAGAAAGGTGTTTCTGTACGTAAACCGCACCTTTTTGTGCTAGATTTTAAAGGTGACATTGCTGCCTCTCAAACCGCAGCCTTACGAGAAGAAATTAGTGCGATTATTGCCGTAGCGAAAGCTGGTGATGAAGTATTATTGCGCTTAGAAAGTCCAGGTGGGATGGTGACTGGCTATGGGCTTGCAGCTTCACAGCTAATGCGTTTAAAACAACATAATATTCCATTGACTGTCGCTGTTGATAAAGTTGCTGCCAGTGGCGGTTATATGATGGCTTGTGTGGCGGATAAGATTATTGCGGCACCGTTTGCTATCCTAGGATCTATTGGTGTTGTTGCTCAGGTGCCAAATATTCATCGTCTCTTGAAAAAACATGATGTAGATGTTGATGTAATGACAGCAGGCGAATATAAACGTACTGTTACAATGTTGGGTGAAAATACGGAAAAAGGAAAAGAAAAATTCCAACAAGAGCTCAATGAAACGCATGACTTGTTTAAGCAATTTGTTGCTGAGAATCGACCAGCGGTTGATATAGATAAAGTAGCGACAGGTGAACATTGGTTTGGACAACAAGCGCTTGCCTTACAGTTAGCTGATGAAATTAATACGAGTGATGATGTTCTTGTTGCAGCATTCCAGAAAAATACACAAAGTATTCTTTCTGTAAAATATCAAGTAAAGAAAGGATTATTACAAAAATTTGGTAAACAAGTTGAAGAAAGTAGTGAAAATATTGTTACTAAATTGATGAGTAAACAACGACAAGACTTTATCTCATAA
- a CDS encoding ABC transporter permease, whose amino-acid sequence MLTFSFERFFTLFIKECKQLRKDPSPFWVGVVVPVFMLILFGYGLSLDLNRISTVIVTQERTTIAEDIVARFRGSPYFDVIVTPSQHQAEQLMHERKVNLIIDIPQGFTQNAVLGRGKLGVIIHGVDANAAAITRYYVMNVIAQENLSFLNKTLPTEIPKGISINTRARFNEADRSSWYLVPGLIVVIMTLVGSFLTSTVIAREYERGTMNSLIISTATPLEIGLAKIMPYFFVAFAGFMLCLIASIAIFHVPVRGSLILLVLTSVVYLSWALAFGLWLSALVKKQFLANQYAIIGSFMPALILSGFLFDLRSIPTPLAVIGHLMPPTYAIESFKILYLSGMPMFVVWRNIGILLVCALIFFIATLRLLRKVAR is encoded by the coding sequence ATGTTAACGTTTTCCTTTGAGCGATTTTTTACCTTATTTATTAAAGAATGCAAACAATTACGCAAAGATCCTTCTCCATTTTGGGTTGGAGTAGTTGTACCTGTTTTTATGTTAATTTTATTTGGATATGGACTTTCTTTAGATTTAAACCGTATTTCTACGGTCATTGTTACGCAGGAACGGACAACTATTGCTGAAGATATTGTGGCAAGATTTAGAGGTTCTCCATACTTTGATGTTATTGTGACACCGTCACAACATCAAGCTGAACAGTTAATGCATGAAAGGAAAGTGAATTTAATTATCGATATTCCACAGGGATTTACGCAAAATGCTGTATTAGGTCGTGGAAAATTAGGTGTCATTATTCATGGTGTAGATGCCAATGCAGCAGCCATTACACGTTATTATGTGATGAATGTCATCGCACAAGAAAATCTTTCATTTTTGAATAAAACACTTCCTACAGAAATTCCAAAGGGAATTTCTATTAATACACGGGCTCGTTTTAATGAAGCAGATCGGTCATCTTGGTATTTGGTGCCAGGATTGATTGTCGTTATCATGACTTTAGTAGGAAGTTTTTTAACCAGTACCGTCATTGCTCGGGAATATGAACGTGGCACTATGAATAGTCTTATCATTTCAACGGCTACACCATTAGAAATTGGCTTAGCAAAAATTATGCCATATTTTTTTGTAGCTTTTGCGGGTTTTATGTTATGTCTTATTGCTTCTATCGCAATATTTCATGTGCCTGTTCGAGGGTCATTAATCTTGCTCGTTTTGACATCTGTAGTGTATCTAAGTTGGGCGTTAGCCTTTGGATTATGGTTGTCTGCACTTGTGAAAAAACAATTCTTAGCAAATCAATATGCGATTATTGGTAGTTTTATGCCTGCACTTATTTTATCAGGATTCCTTTTTGATTTACGTAGTATCCCAACCCCCCTTGCTGTAATTGGGCATTTAATGCCACCAACATATGCGATTGAATCCTTTAAAATTCTTTATTTATCGGGTATGCCGATGTTTGTGGTTTGGCGAAATATTGGGATTTTATTAGTTTGTGCGTTAATATTTTTTATCGCTACATTGCGATTATTGCGTAAGGTGGCAAGATAA
- the topA gene encoding type I DNA topoisomerase has product MTKSLVIVESPAKAKTINKYLGNHYVVKSSVGHICDLPVSGASNKEKEKAKPISTRGLNSEEKAAIKAERDRNALVKRMGVDPYDGWKAHYEILPGKEKVVSELKSLAKKADHIYLATDLDREGEAIAWHLKEVIGGDDARFSRVVFNEITKNAITQAFEHPTHINMDCVNAQQTRRFLDRVVGFMVSPLLWKKVARGLSAGRVQSVAVKLLVEREREIKAFQPEEFWQIAAEVKNLADAQIRLELTDYQGKKLALHNAQETEIVTQFLKTATYEVSNIETKPTLSKPKAPFITSTLQQSASTKLGFGVKKTMMLAQRLYEAGYITYMRTDSTNLSKDALNMVRGYIKDHFGDAYLPEKPNYYSSKENAQEAHEAIRPSDIHTLATDLSGVDRDAMRLYELIWQQFVACQMPPARYDSTTLQVMAGDYLFKAKGRVLRFDGWTKMIAQVTNKDEQALPELHVGDKLSLIELDPQQHFTKPPARFNEAALVRELEKRGIGRPSTYATIISTIQDRGYVRVENRRFYAEKIGEIVTDRLNQSFPNFMNYDFTADMETVLDQIADGKKNWKEELNQFFGDFSERLTTAELDELEGGMKPNKLVDTDIHCPTCGRDMAIRTASTGVFLGCTGYALPPKERCKTTINLIPEEELLNVLDDSSETKALLDKKRCPICQTAMDSYIIDAQRKLYVCGNNPNCDGYIVENGDFKIKGYDGPVIECDKCGADMHLKLGRFGKYMGCTQCDNTRKILKSGEVAPPKEDPVLFPELKCEKSDAYFVLRDGASGVFMSAHNFPKSRESRAAKVSELARFADRLPEKLKYLALAPQQDPEGNEAIIRFSRKEKRQYVTSEKNGKATKWQVHFIDGKWQ; this is encoded by the coding sequence ATGACAAAATCCTTAGTGATTGTAGAATCTCCAGCTAAAGCAAAAACAATTAATAAATACCTGGGTAATCATTATGTTGTGAAATCAAGTGTGGGACATATTTGCGATTTACCCGTTTCAGGAGCAAGTAACAAAGAAAAGGAAAAAGCGAAACCTATCTCCACTCGTGGACTCAACTCGGAAGAAAAAGCAGCGATTAAAGCAGAGCGTGACCGAAATGCATTGGTAAAGCGTATGGGGGTAGATCCATATGATGGTTGGAAAGCGCATTACGAAATTTTGCCTGGTAAAGAAAAAGTTGTATCTGAATTAAAATCACTTGCTAAAAAAGCCGATCATATTTATCTTGCAACCGACTTGGATAGGGAAGGAGAAGCAATCGCTTGGCATTTAAAAGAAGTGATTGGCGGTGATGATGCACGTTTTAGCCGAGTAGTATTTAATGAAATTACCAAAAATGCTATTACTCAAGCGTTTGAACATCCTACACATATTAATATGGATTGTGTGAATGCTCAACAAACACGTCGTTTTCTTGATCGTGTAGTTGGGTTTATGGTTTCACCACTACTTTGGAAAAAGGTTGCACGAGGGCTTTCAGCAGGTCGTGTTCAATCTGTTGCAGTTAAATTATTAGTAGAACGTGAGCGTGAAATTAAAGCATTTCAGCCAGAAGAATTTTGGCAAATTGCAGCAGAAGTTAAAAATCTAGCTGATGCACAAATCCGTCTTGAATTAACTGATTATCAGGGGAAAAAATTAGCCCTGCACAATGCACAAGAAACGGAAATTGTAACGCAATTTTTAAAAACGGCTACCTATGAAGTCAGTAATATTGAAACAAAACCAACCTTATCGAAACCTAAAGCGCCTTTTATCACCTCTACTTTACAACAAAGTGCTAGTACGAAATTAGGCTTTGGTGTAAAGAAAACCATGATGCTTGCTCAGCGTTTATATGAAGCTGGATATATTACTTATATGCGTACCGATAGTACGAATCTAAGTAAAGATGCTCTTAACATGGTCCGTGGCTATATTAAAGATCATTTTGGTGATGCATATTTACCCGAAAAACCTAATTACTATTCGAGTAAAGAAAATGCGCAAGAAGCTCATGAAGCGATCCGCCCATCAGATATTCATACTCTAGCAACTGATTTAAGTGGTGTTGATCGTGATGCAATGCGCCTGTATGAATTAATTTGGCAACAATTCGTTGCTTGTCAAATGCCACCAGCACGCTACGATAGTACGACACTTCAAGTTATGGCAGGGGACTACTTATTTAAGGCAAAAGGACGTGTATTACGTTTTGATGGTTGGACAAAAATGATTGCTCAAGTCACAAATAAAGATGAGCAAGCACTTCCTGAATTACATGTTGGCGATAAATTATCACTTATTGAACTTGATCCTCAACAACACTTTACAAAACCACCTGCGCGCTTTAATGAAGCAGCACTGGTTCGTGAGTTAGAAAAACGTGGCATTGGTCGTCCATCTACGTACGCAACAATTATTTCTACTATCCAAGATCGTGGTTACGTGCGTGTTGAAAATCGTCGTTTCTATGCAGAAAAGATTGGAGAAATTGTAACTGATCGTTTAAATCAATCTTTCCCTAATTTTATGAATTATGACTTTACTGCGGATATGGAAACCGTCTTGGACCAAATTGCCGATGGAAAGAAAAATTGGAAAGAGGAATTGAACCAGTTCTTTGGTGATTTCTCTGAGCGCTTAACCACAGCAGAGCTTGATGAATTAGAAGGTGGAATGAAACCAAATAAATTGGTTGATACCGATATTCATTGCCCAACATGCGGACGAGATATGGCAATTCGTACGGCAAGCACAGGTGTATTCTTAGGTTGTACTGGTTATGCATTACCGCCAAAAGAACGTTGTAAAACAACGATTAATCTTATCCCAGAAGAAGAATTATTGAATGTGTTAGACGATAGTTCTGAAACAAAAGCATTGTTAGATAAAAAACGTTGCCCAATTTGTCAAACCGCAATGGATAGCTACATTATAGATGCTCAACGTAAACTTTATGTTTGTGGGAATAACCCAAACTGCGATGGCTATATTGTAGAAAATGGCGATTTTAAAATTAAAGGCTACGATGGACCAGTTATCGAATGTGATAAATGTGGTGCCGATATGCATTTAAAACTAGGACGTTTTGGTAAATACATGGGTTGTACACAATGCGATAACACACGAAAAATTTTAAAAAGTGGAGAAGTTGCGCCTCCGAAGGAAGATCCAGTTTTATTCCCAGAATTAAAATGCGAAAAATCAGATGCATATTTTGTGTTACGTGATGGGGCAAGTGGCGTGTTTATGTCTGCACATAATTTCCCGAAAAGTCGTGAAAGCCGCGCTGCGAAAGTAAGTGAATTGGCACGTTTTGCGGATCGCCTTCCTGAAAAATTGAAATATCTTGCCCTTGCACCACAACAAGATCCAGAAGGAAATGAAGCTATCATTCGTTTCTCTCGCAAGGAAAAACGCCAGTACGTGACCTCTGAAAAAAATGGTAAAGCGACTAAATGGCAAGTCCATTTTATAGACGGTAAGTGGCAATAA
- a CDS encoding OmpA family protein, producing the protein MKYYQILVPALVAASVVGCGNLSEVNADGTSNHLVWPKISQDTFNHDGSEFGSWPNWANVRTIHRGMNKSQIRQLIGNPQFNEGFFGVREWDYAFNYQENGVDRICQYKILFDKNMNAQSFYWFPNQCKFTQQAAPLKAEVLFNFNKSNLTPNAQTTIQKVAKEINAKNLQNITVTGYTDRIGTNAYNLNLAKERAMTVKQALIADGVRDQIATFAKGKLDPVKDCQISSQNKLIACLKPNRRVEITAKSLGQPSTELKAGTQGPAILYK; encoded by the coding sequence ATGAAATACTATCAAATCTTAGTGCCGGCTTTAGTTGCGGCATCAGTTGTAGGATGTGGTAACTTAAGCGAAGTTAATGCTGATGGCACATCAAATCATCTAGTGTGGCCAAAAATTTCACAAGACACTTTTAACCATGATGGCAGTGAGTTTGGTTCTTGGCCAAATTGGGCTAATGTTCGCACCATTCATCGTGGAATGAACAAATCGCAAATTCGCCAATTAATTGGTAACCCGCAATTTAATGAGGGCTTCTTTGGCGTAAGAGAATGGGATTATGCGTTTAATTATCAAGAAAATGGCGTAGATAGAATCTGTCAGTACAAAATTCTTTTTGATAAAAACATGAATGCTCAATCTTTCTATTGGTTCCCGAACCAATGTAAGTTTACCCAACAAGCTGCACCATTGAAAGCTGAAGTGTTATTTAACTTTAATAAGTCAAATTTAACACCAAATGCACAAACCACAATTCAAAAAGTAGCTAAAGAAATTAATGCAAAAAATTTACAAAACATCACTGTAACAGGTTATACCGACCGTATTGGTACAAACGCTTACAATTTGAATCTTGCTAAAGAACGTGCAATGACTGTAAAACAGGCATTAATTGCAGACGGCGTACGAGATCAAATTGCAACTTTTGCTAAAGGAAAGCTTGATCCGGTGAAAGATTGTCAAATTTCTTCACAAAATAAATTAATTGCTTGCTTAAAACCAAATCGTCGTGTAGAAATTACGGCGAAAAGTCTTGGACAGCCAAGTACTGAATTAAAAGCAGGTACACAAGGTCCAGCGATTTTGTATAAATAA
- the pgsA gene encoding CDP-diacylglycerol--glycerol-3-phosphate 3-phosphatidyltransferase, whose translation MKFNIPTILTLFRVILIPFFILVFYLPFQWSPFVTMLIFGIASVTDWFDGYLARKWNQSTPFGAFLDPVADKAMVVTALVLVTEHYHAFWISIPAIIMIVREIIISALREWMAEIGSRSKVAVSWIGKVKTTAQMFALGGLLWRQSFTMEVLAVILLYIAVVLTVWSMMHYLIAAKENLLEQNNL comes from the coding sequence ATGAAATTTAATATACCGACAATTTTGACCCTATTTCGGGTAATTCTCATCCCGTTCTTTATCCTTGTTTTCTATTTACCATTTCAATGGTCGCCATTCGTGACAATGCTTATCTTCGGTATTGCGTCCGTAACTGACTGGTTTGATGGTTATTTAGCAAGGAAATGGAATCAAAGCACACCTTTTGGGGCATTTCTCGATCCTGTTGCGGATAAAGCTATGGTTGTGACTGCGCTTGTTTTGGTTACAGAACACTACCATGCTTTTTGGATCAGTATCCCTGCAATTATCATGATTGTTCGTGAAATTATTATCTCTGCACTACGTGAATGGATGGCAGAAATTGGTAGTCGTAGCAAAGTCGCCGTATCCTGGATTGGTAAAGTAAAAACAACAGCACAAATGTTTGCACTGGGCGGGTTACTGTGGCGTCAAAGTTTCACAATGGAAGTTCTTGCCGTTATTTTACTCTATATCGCTGTGGTATTAACTGTATGGTCTATGATGCACTATTTAATTGCCGCAAAAGAGAATTTATTGGAACAAAATAATTTGTAA
- the sstT gene encoding serine/threonine transporter SstT: MNRFRLFQFFFQGSLVKKVGIGLVSGVILAIISPILQPIIGLNLAAEAGFLGKLFVRSLRSVAPLLVFLLVIAAICNKKVGAKSNMQDIVVLYLLGTFSAALVSVLFSFAMPTKLVLNAVQTGLTPPNNVTEVLGQMVLNVVDNPVNALFSANFIGILAWAIALGIVLRHSSDTTKIVMNDLAEGVSKIVYFIINFAPIGVFGLVAESFASKGFGVLANYAQLLVVLLGSMLLTAFVVNPILVFWKTRCNPFPLIWLCIRVSGVTAFFTRSSAANIPVNMDLCKQLNLDEETYSVSIPLGATINMGGAAITITVLTLAAVHTLGIPVNFGTAFLLSLVASICACGASGVAGGSLLLIPLACSLFGISNEIAAQVMGVGFIIGVIQDSAETALNSSTDVVFTAAACEGEQRKLAQKSEKAKDLT; encoded by the coding sequence ATGAACCGATTTCGATTATTTCAATTTTTTTTCCAAGGCAGTTTAGTTAAGAAAGTGGGTATTGGATTGGTGAGTGGCGTTATTTTAGCGATTATTTCACCGATATTACAGCCTATCATTGGACTAAATCTCGCCGCCGAAGCAGGTTTCCTAGGGAAACTGTTTGTTCGCTCTTTACGCTCTGTTGCACCTTTACTGGTTTTCTTATTAGTAATTGCAGCGATTTGTAATAAAAAAGTAGGGGCAAAAAGCAATATGCAAGATATTGTTGTCCTTTATCTTTTAGGAACTTTTAGTGCAGCACTCGTTTCTGTACTGTTTAGTTTTGCAATGCCAACAAAACTTGTTTTAAATGCGGTGCAAACTGGATTAACGCCACCTAATAATGTTACGGAAGTATTAGGACAAATGGTGCTTAATGTTGTTGATAACCCTGTGAATGCGTTATTTAGTGCAAATTTTATTGGTATTCTTGCTTGGGCGATTGCACTCGGAATTGTGCTACGCCACTCATCGGATACGACAAAGATCGTAATGAATGATTTAGCCGAAGGGGTATCTAAAATTGTATATTTTATTATCAATTTTGCTCCAATAGGCGTTTTTGGTTTAGTTGCAGAAAGTTTTGCGAGCAAAGGTTTTGGCGTTTTAGCAAACTATGCTCAGTTACTCGTTGTTTTACTTGGATCAATGTTGCTCACCGCATTTGTTGTGAATCCGATTTTAGTATTTTGGAAAACACGCTGTAATCCATTCCCATTGATTTGGCTTTGTATTCGTGTCAGTGGCGTGACAGCATTCTTTACTCGTAGTTCGGCTGCTAATATTCCAGTCAATATGGATTTATGTAAACAACTCAACCTTGATGAAGAAACCTATTCGGTATCGATTCCATTAGGTGCCACTATTAATATGGGTGGAGCGGCGATTACCATTACTGTTCTCACATTGGCTGCAGTGCATACTTTAGGAATTCCTGTAAACTTTGGAACAGCATTCTTACTGAGTTTGGTTGCAAGTATTTGTGCGTGCGGTGCATCTGGTGTTGCTGGTGGATCGTTATTACTTATCCCGCTTGCGTGTAGTTTATTTGGTATTTCTAACGAAATTGCAGCACAAGTCATGGGGGTAGGTTTTATTATTGGTGTGATTCAAGATAGTGCTGAAACCGCACTTAATTCCTCAACGGATGTTGTCTTTACGGCTGCTGCCTGTGAAGGTGAGCAACGAAAATTAGCTCAAAAAAGTGAAAAAGCCAAAGATCTTACGTAA
- a CDS encoding ABC transporter permease, whose protein sequence is MWQSWIIKIRRLKALIIKELIVLLKDPGSRKILIVPALAQAVLFGYGATYNLSHVPWVLYDGDHSVQSAQVIRTFTHNPFYELVTNAQSLSDFQNTIDKGNALIGIAIPPGFSKDFQNGHGQVFIIADGRNITTANVAMNYTVDALLKAFPPQLAPITIESRLRYNENNITRWYIMSGMILAISMIQVLILSSLTASREKENGSFDMMLMTPTTPGEIFIGKAIPPILVGIVQGLMIFAVCLFWFKIPLRGSPFTILALIALFSLSCVSIGIAISTITGTILASLVISFLLLVPMIVLSGLMTPVESMPQWLQEATIFNPIRNPIAALRLVYFEGASFADIIPYLWPMGLLFIITTPIAIYLFRRKVS, encoded by the coding sequence ATGTGGCAATCGTGGATAATAAAAATTAGACGCTTAAAAGCCTTAATTATTAAAGAATTAATTGTACTTTTAAAAGATCCAGGTTCACGGAAAATCTTAATTGTTCCTGCTCTTGCTCAGGCGGTGTTATTTGGCTACGGAGCAACTTATAATTTATCGCATGTACCTTGGGTACTTTATGATGGTGATCATAGTGTGCAATCGGCACAAGTTATCAGAACTTTTACCCATAATCCTTTTTATGAATTGGTAACAAATGCCCAAAGTTTGTCTGATTTTCAAAATACGATTGATAAAGGGAATGCTTTAATTGGGATTGCCATTCCTCCTGGATTCTCAAAAGATTTCCAAAATGGGCATGGGCAAGTATTTATCATCGCAGATGGGCGTAATATTACGACAGCTAATGTTGCAATGAATTACACTGTTGATGCATTATTGAAAGCATTTCCACCGCAGTTAGCGCCGATAACTATTGAGTCAAGATTGCGTTATAACGAGAATAATATCACTCGTTGGTATATTATGTCAGGCATGATTTTGGCTATTAGCATGATTCAAGTCTTGATTCTTTCAAGCCTTACCGCTTCTCGTGAAAAGGAAAATGGTAGTTTTGATATGATGTTAATGACACCGACCACGCCAGGTGAAATTTTCATTGGGAAAGCAATTCCACCTATTTTAGTGGGAATTGTTCAAGGATTGATGATTTTTGCTGTCTGCTTATTTTGGTTTAAGATTCCCTTGCGTGGCTCGCCATTTACCATACTAGCGCTTATCGCCTTATTTTCGCTAAGCTGTGTATCAATAGGGATTGCCATTTCGACAATTACGGGAACAATTCTTGCATCCCTCGTAATTTCCTTTTTATTACTTGTACCGATGATTGTTTTATCTGGATTGATGACCCCTGTAGAATCAATGCCACAATGGCTACAAGAAGCGACAATTTTTAATCCTATTCGCAATCCTATTGCTGCACTACGTCTAGTATATTTTGAAGGGGCAAGCTTTGCCGATATTATCCCGTATCTATGGCCAATGGGATTATTGTTTATCATTACCACGCCGATAGCGATTTATCTATTTCGTCGTAAGGTTTCATAA